The Sphingobacterium bambusae genome includes a window with the following:
- a CDS encoding PepSY-associated TM helix domain-containing protein — protein MNRLKKINDWLHLWLGLVSGIIVIILSITGCVLVFEQEIKELTTSYINVDPQTSEKQLPPSALYKKIQAQYPELHIESAWYYGLDKSVKVSLENSDSIAYVNPYTGAVLALVDHEDIFHVMDEGHRHLWLPVKIGRQIVGWGTFVFVVVTITGIILWWPKRWNKRMLKQSLTINTKAKWKRINYDLHNVLGFYSLSLALVMGLTGLIMAFPWMRKSVIWLSGGMPPRVKMEKVEPPENEKLADALVVADKIWYKVRQEIAAYNKESVIIHYPHEEETTVYACTDMHAGRWRDLSFDRNTLELLPRTQKRIDDSNTAEWVSRSNFGLHTGFIGGLTTKILYFIASLICASLPITGFYVWWGKKKKKSKKGRQKGTTRKTVPLGYT, from the coding sequence GTGAATAGATTAAAAAAAATAAATGATTGGTTGCACCTTTGGCTCGGTTTGGTTTCCGGCATCATTGTAATCATCCTTTCGATAACAGGCTGTGTGCTAGTGTTCGAACAGGAGATCAAGGAGCTCACAACCTCCTACATCAATGTGGATCCACAGACCTCGGAAAAGCAGCTGCCACCAAGCGCCCTCTACAAAAAAATTCAAGCACAATATCCCGAATTGCATATCGAAAGTGCCTGGTACTATGGCTTGGATAAGTCGGTGAAGGTTAGTCTCGAAAACAGCGATTCCATTGCCTATGTTAATCCTTATACCGGCGCAGTGCTCGCCCTAGTAGATCATGAAGATATTTTTCATGTTATGGACGAAGGACATCGGCATCTATGGCTTCCTGTCAAGATCGGTCGTCAAATTGTCGGCTGGGGCACCTTTGTATTCGTCGTCGTCACGATAACTGGCATCATCTTATGGTGGCCAAAACGATGGAACAAACGCATGCTCAAACAAAGTCTAACCATAAATACGAAAGCGAAATGGAAACGGATAAACTACGACCTGCATAATGTATTGGGCTTCTACTCCCTATCGCTTGCGCTGGTTATGGGCTTGACAGGCCTTATTATGGCTTTTCCGTGGATGCGGAAATCCGTCATATGGCTGAGTGGTGGCATGCCACCACGGGTGAAGATGGAAAAGGTGGAGCCGCCCGAGAACGAAAAATTGGCCGATGCGCTCGTCGTTGCCGACAAGATTTGGTATAAAGTCCGCCAAGAAATCGCTGCGTATAATAAGGAATCCGTTATTATACATTATCCACACGAAGAGGAGACAACCGTTTATGCCTGCACCGACATGCATGCGGGCCGTTGGCGCGATTTAAGTTTCGACAGAAACACCTTGGAACTGCTACCACGCACCCAAAAGAGAATCGATGACAGCAATACGGCAGAATGGGTTTCCCGTTCCAACTTTGGTCTACATACGGGATTTATCGGAGGATTAACAACTAAGATTCTCTATTTTATTGCCAGCCTAATTTGTGCATCGTTGCCCATTACGGGTTTCTATGTATGGTGGGGCAAGAAAAAGAAAAAGTCCAAAAAGGGGCGCCAAAAAGGCACTACGCGGAAAACGGTGCCGCTAGGATATACTTAG